The genome window TGCAGATCGGCCTGGACCAGGGCTCCATCGCGGCCCGGAGAACCTCGGGGAGCCGTGAAATGAAGATCACCTCCGGGAACGCCTCGGTCAAGATCAAGAAGGGCGTTCTCAGCATGAATAAATCTAAAGAGGGCATCGACCTGTCGGTCTCCTCCGGTAAGGCGGACCTGACCGTCGAAGGCAAAAAGGAAGAAGTTGATTCCGGCAGCGCGGCACGGGTGACCGGGAACAAGGCGACGATCGATAAGATCGGCGCGCGCCAGGTCGCTCCCGAGATCAACCAGTATTACGTCACGGCGGGAAAGGACCAGGCCGTGACCTTCACGTGGGAAACGGAAGGAGCGCAGCAGGTCCTTCTCCAGGTTTCAAAGGACAGGTCCTTCGCCACAATCGCCGGGAAAACCGGCGGCGCGGGCAAGAGCGCCGCCTTGAATCTCCCGGCCGGGACCTATTACTGGCGTCTTATAGACGGGCAGGGGAAGGCAGGACCGGCGCGGAAATTCAGCATCGTGTCGGATCGCCCGGCGCTGGCGGTGTCCCCCGCCGCGGGCCAGCAGTTCCTGTACCGCGAGAAAAAGCCATATATCGTTTTTAAATGGAAGGAGTCGCCATCAGCGTCGTCCTACACCGTTGACATCGCCAAGGACCCGTCGTTCAAGGATACGGCCCTTTCCCTTCCCAGCGACAAGGACTCTATCGCGACGAACGCCCTGTCGTCCGGGACCTACTTCTGGCGCGTCCGCAGCCTGTACGGATTCAGCGCCGATGCGGCCCTTGTAAGCCAGCCGCAGCAGTTCATCATTTCCCCGGCCGGCGAGCTCAGCGCTCCCGAGCAGTTTCTCCCGGGGAACGGTGAAACGCCGTCTGACCTTTCTTTCGAATCCGGTACCGCCCTGTTCAACTGGCAGGAGGTGCGGGACTATGCTTCGTACGATTTCCGCATCGCCAGGGACAGGGACTTCAAGGATGTCGTATATCAGAAGAAGGTGCCGGCCAATTACCATAAACCGAAACTATCCCTGCCGAAGGGCACCTATTACTGGTCGGTAAGCGGGGTGACGTCCTCCGGATCATCGTCTCCGCGTTCCGCGCCGCGGACCTTCACTGTCGTCAAGGCGCCGCCCCCGTCCCTCATCGGTCCCGATCAGGGCGCGGCCATCAATGCCATCGGTACGCGGGAAGTGGTTTTCCGCTGGAGCGGCGCCAACGGCGGCCAGCGCTACCGCTTTGAGCTGTCCAGGTACCGCGATTTCAAGTCTCTCCAGCGCGCCGACACGGTCACGGAGCTGACCCACGGCATCGCAATGCCCCCGACCGGCGTCTATTTCTGGCGCGTCAAGCTGCTGAATGGAACAGGCGGAGTCGTATCGGCGAGCGAATCGCGTCAACTGATCGTGACGGAAGATCTTTCTCCTCCTGCGGGGATCTATCCTGCCAGGAATCAGGTCGTATCCATAGAGGACAGGAGCGGCCTCGTCTTCAAATGGGACAAGGTTGAAGGCGCCACGCACTACCGGTTCGTCCTCAAGCAGATAGCCGGCGGGAAGGAAAAGGCGCTGATGGGAGCCACGGTGGACACGACCAGGTACAAGCTTAAAAAGATAGAGCTCCTGGACGTCGGCTCCTTCGTGTGGGAGGTGTCGGCCCTCAGGCAGAAGGGTGAAGCGGTATCGGCCCGAAGCAAGACGGAAAGGAGCTACTTTTCCATAAAGCTCGGCAAGAAGCTCACGGCGCCCAAGATCAAATCTGATATCATCTACGTAGAATAAGACCATGAAAAAACGCACATTCCGAGAAGCGATAGTGATTATAATCATGACGGCGGTCCTTCCCCTCGCCGCCGAGGAGACACGGCAGGTACGGATCGAATGGGAGGCCGTCAAGGGCGCCCAGGGATATGTCGTGCAGGTGAAAGACGGCGAGGGCAGGGAGGTCGCGAAAAAAACCGTGACGCCCAGTTACGCGGTGATCGACCTCGCTCCCGGCTCGTACAAGATAAAAATATCAGCCCTGAACGTTTTCCTGAAGCCGGGCAGTAGCTCGGACTGGGCCGATATAATCGTGAAAAAGAAGGAACAACCGAGGGATGATAGCGAGGGGGGCTCGTTGACCCAGATCGGCAAACTGGGTAAAGAGGCTCAGGATTCGTCAAATGAAGAGGCTTTAAAAAAAGAAGAGGCCGTCAAAAAAGCGGAGGCCCTCAAAAAAGAGGAAGAGGCGCGCAGGAAGTCCGAAGGATATCCCCGCGGCGTGGCTGGCCTGGGGCCCCTTGATATAGCCTTCGGCGGCAGCTTTCATTTCCCGGTCACCGGCTGGAAAAAGTATCTGAACTATTCCCCGGGCGGCCATGCGATGATATCGTACAGGCTGTCCGGCATTGAGGCGGTGAAGAATATTCCCGTGCTATCCAATTTCGGATTCGCCCTCACAATCGGCGTCGTACCCTTTGAAGGCAAAACCAGGGACCAGGCTAAGATGTCCCTGATGGCCATCTCTCCCGGAGCCGGTCTTTTCTATGATTTCAAGCTTGGCACCGTCAAATTGTGGGCCTTTGACCTGCGCCTGGCCGGTCTCGTGGGCGCCTCTTTCACGAACCTGAGCATACAGGGCATCTTCCCGAAAAATAAAATGATAACCAGGCTTTACTACGATCCCCAGCTTTCTTTCAGGTTCGCCTATGACGGCTATTTTTTCATGGAAGCGGGATGCGATTACCAATCGGTGCTCTTCAGCGGCGAGCCCCTGTCATCGGTCTATCCGTTCGTACGGTTTGGCTTCAGATTGTAGCGCGGGCCGGATGGAAATCGGTTCTATGGATCGGCGGTCTGAGGTTAGTTTGTTATGCAGGTCACTGTCACGTTGGTTATATTGACATTACGGATGGTGCCGTTCCCGTTTGTTGGGGTGCAGGTTTGAGTCGCCGGCTGTGAAAACACCGTGACGCTGTAGGTCACGTTCCTGTGAAGGGGAGTGACGAATTGGAAGGTTCCATCCGATGTAATGGTGATGTCATCGGCGCCGTTGTTCTGCAGCACAAGAGTGCCTGTGAGGCCCGTCACCGTGCCGCCGATGGTGAAGGTTTTCAAGTAATCAAAGATCAACGCCATCAAAAACACCTTGCCCCTGGGCGTGTCGACCGTATCCCAGGCGTTATCCCTGTCGCAGCCACCGGAAAACAGTATTCCCGCCAGCAGTGCCGCCGCCAGGAAAGCGCTTGTAATTTTATTGGTTGATTTCATAGTGCTCAGGTAGATTTTTTTATTTGGCCATTATGCGGTCACGCAATGCTGCGATCAGGCCTGTCATGGTGAATATGGTAAAAGAACCGCCAACAGGCATCAATTAAAATATATCATGACGAGGGCGATATGGAATATAACGAGTTGCTGATGAAGAGACGGTCGGTTCGGGCATACCTGGATAAGCCGGTTCCCACTGAGCTGTTGAAGGAAATCATAAAAGAGAGCACCTGCGCGCCCAGTTCGGGCAACAACCAGCCGTGGAGGTTCGTTATTGTGAACAATACGGCGAAGATGAAGCGTATCTCCGATGAAAGCAAGAAGAACCTGCTTTCGAGGATCGAGGCGGATCCGGCGATCTATATCAAGAGGTATGAACAAGCCCTGAGGAATGAGGATTACAACGTGTTTTATAACGCGCCCTCCCTCATCATCCTGGCTGGCCCGAGGGATTACCGGAATCTCAAGGTGGACTGCGCCCTCTGCGCGGCCTATCTCATGAACGCAGCCGCGGCCCACGGATTGGGTACCTGCTGGGTAAACCTCGGGTCGGATATAAGGGACGCAAACCTTCTCGGGGAGCTCGGAATAACGCCGGACCTGGCGATCGTGGCGCCCATCATCGTAGGGTATCCCCAGGGCATTCCTCCCATGCCCAAGAGGGAGGAGCCCGTCTTTTTAGGGATAATCGAGAGCTAATCAGGCGATTGCCATTCCTCCAAGGCGCTGTTTGAACCGTATCATTGGATCACTCCCTGAAATCACGGGGCGCCGGGGCGAAACCGTTGGCGGCGGGCCAGAACCTGTTTTCCCTTTCACAGGAAGCGATGCCTTTTCGGCAGAGCTCCTGGCGCCATTCATATTTCATGATGACCTTGTCGGTCATGGTCTGTTCGGGCTCGAAGGGGACCTCCCGGGCGGGGGAGTAGGTGGTTTCGCCGAAGCCGGTCCCGGCTTCACTTTCGGCGCTTGCCCCCTTCTGCTTTTCGGAATAGTTCCTCTTGCGGTCGCTCCGCGACCCTGACCGGTAATCATCGCGGTACGGTGTGACCGGCGTCACGTTGCACTGCTTCTCACGGTATACTCCCACGGCGATAGTGCCCATGGCGGAGCCGTCCGCGAAAGCCCTCTCCGCGTATGAATCCGACTGCTCGGTGAAATAGAACCGGTTCGTCCGCTCCATGGAGGTGCGCCAGCCATTGAAGGTGTTCGATGAATAGGGCTCGATGATGTACATCCGCTCGCTGTTCCGGAGGTATGATTTTACGCCGCTTATGATGTTCCTCCCGTCCACGGCGATGACCACGGCGATGCGACGACCCGTCCTGTTCGTCACCTCGATGGAATAGCGATCGCCCTTCACGGCCTCCATGTAGTAGTAGGCGCCGGCCCCGCACGTCCGGGGAAAGGCGCGATATCGCGGTAAAACTCCGCCACTGTCAGATATGACGCGCACGTCAATTGCTTCCTGAGCCGGCCTGGGGGAATATCCTGCAGCGGGCGCGATTATCATGATCGATAGAACAATGCACATTAATAGCTGTTTCATGATTGCCGTCTCCTGTACCTTTTCTTTGAGAGTATGACAGTCGAAACAGCGGGGAAGTTCTCTGTAAAGTAGCGGATCAATAAAAAAAGGGGCCTTTTCTGAAGCCCCTTTCATTTTAAGGAAGTATGATACCGGTTAGCACTTTTTCACGTTTGCCGCTGTGGAGCAGGACGATGTGCCGGTGATCTTGCATCCTCTGTTTTCGCAGGTTTTCCTGTCGGCCGAGGTGTCTTTTCCTGAGGGTGACGCGCACTGCTGGCAGGAGCTGCCGGAACCGCAGTTGAAGCAGAGGCCCGAGTCGGCAGTCACTTGCACCGGGGACGTGGAAATCATAAAAGCGGAAAGAATGACGAGCGAGGCGAATACGACGATCTTTTTCATGCTGTGTACCTCCGTTGATTTTTGATGACTATTGCGGATAAATCCGGAATTGTCAATAGTAAATTATTATGTCTTGATCAAAAAGAACCGGCAGGGAGGCCTCATACCTTGAAATAATCCACCGCCTGCTTCAGCGCCTCGGCCATGGAGGCCAGGTTTTCCGACGTGCCGGAAAGCTCCTCGGAACCGGACGCGTTGGCCTGGGTGAGCTCGTTGATGTTGGTCACGGATTTTACGATCTCGTTGACTGCATTTTTC of Spirochaetota bacterium contains these proteins:
- a CDS encoding FecR domain-containing protein, giving the protein MKLFKTDRIVPLVTLSLIVVFSFMLYVDFTRTYTRSKADEIGVLTFKQRSAERRFAEEVLWETIERNSKVYNCDYLRTTEDSGAVVRLKDNSNIEIGENTLILVCYSDQGVQIGLDQGSIAARRTSGSREMKITSGNASVKIKKGVLSMNKSKEGIDLSVSSGKADLTVEGKKEEVDSGSAARVTGNKATIDKIGARQVAPEINQYYVTAGKDQAVTFTWETEGAQQVLLQVSKDRSFATIAGKTGGAGKSAALNLPAGTYYWRLIDGQGKAGPARKFSIVSDRPALAVSPAAGQQFLYREKKPYIVFKWKESPSASSYTVDIAKDPSFKDTALSLPSDKDSIATNALSSGTYFWRVRSLYGFSADAALVSQPQQFIISPAGELSAPEQFLPGNGETPSDLSFESGTALFNWQEVRDYASYDFRIARDRDFKDVVYQKKVPANYHKPKLSLPKGTYYWSVSGVTSSGSSSPRSAPRTFTVVKAPPPSLIGPDQGAAINAIGTREVVFRWSGANGGQRYRFELSRYRDFKSLQRADTVTELTHGIAMPPTGVYFWRVKLLNGTGGVVSASESRQLIVTEDLSPPAGIYPARNQVVSIEDRSGLVFKWDKVEGATHYRFVLKQIAGGKEKALMGATVDTTRYKLKKIELLDVGSFVWEVSALRQKGEAVSARSKTERSYFSIKLGKKLTAPKIKSDIIYVE
- a CDS encoding nitroreductase family protein: MEYNELLMKRRSVRAYLDKPVPTELLKEIIKESTCAPSSGNNQPWRFVIVNNTAKMKRISDESKKNLLSRIEADPAIYIKRYEQALRNEDYNVFYNAPSLIILAGPRDYRNLKVDCALCAAYLMNAAAAHGLGTCWVNLGSDIRDANLLGELGITPDLAIVAPIIVGYPQGIPPMPKREEPVFLGIIES